In the Fusarium oxysporum f. sp. lycopersici 4287 chromosome 9, whole genome shotgun sequence genome, one interval contains:
- a CDS encoding neurofibromin 1 (At least one base has a quality score < 10): protein MDIHIKTVTEYVTTSSWTAAFDYLRNVIYTIRTSIVTQPGVSTPGSTQDAERAALVVLRLLSFFWVDGPKLGQVIQEICSSFLHFRKPYQNTIAVVSPLLIMRWLDRFPREFVQLHQLHKRLDGGADTLFDMAQAATDNGRRKGLFYPLQTTLLFLLPDVFEVASNMREAKSSSMVKKVTFLDGLRKASRNRNEQAAYCLVSLLRAARHFDVESDSALVSYALDVQDEVRDAVFRRLTASEYGLFDQDMMTAAFVSLTHLNLDTSVSGFVESCIAPNAPSSFKLATVQGCTYFAQQPYALRYHELFDAAIPFMRTQLETENAKAVSTMGRQGSERTELVCSILQFLDASPARLLDDLSKDGSNNSFFKSFLLCVLSENPAVRKLATGVASRLFQGHLEAYRQFDTGHRFGTKELRDDIWSRSSKVLLALCESVTSKKDDQSLRDLQDYLEARLLLLKNIPELAKVPEDAPDVINASSKLETTLLISLCSASITTCQLVTSCTGLFIQECSIVDKHVESAKSSASVLRNAEVYREISSPAFRFTGLVAFQKRVRGLLRRMQFPTTGIVNAWETAFDRWLHLAKDVSTSTVEIVDGRALAEWRNYSGFLASLGGICTADQAIILEEPALGGLRWIDRVSSEHSEEPLLTRYLRLSIQLLACANVRVREAMRDVLASEVSPALYYPLFRALESELEVLFTGALAPVEKDQDSEVVFAEQAASLLRALVERLESPSDLGAASSVHLGALTLNFAKFLDGVTDTPNTLRVKIRVCHLCEVVTKRKEHLNLRDDVRIRNQLLEYIFGWIARPRSPQHGPGSRQDDTARVQKDLDKACLKSLADLTFRLPLQPSESHTDAGMSEMKSQMFHTYFNRFLSLLNHEPSELTRTDTNLSVTLREESASNSDLAITILSNLLSANIDVGLKHSLNIGYHDNVEIRTAFVKVLYNILIQGTEFSNLTDSAVSEKYEELLELLTSDLSLAISMAVACPSTEVDELTICLLTVFEQRGMIFELLEALIKQEIEDTENEAEILRRGCVATKMLSVYAKWKGASYIRTTLQKVLERLMLTSKDLDLELDPARVSSTEELQKNALQLRIVAKVFIDDICASSSNIPPAFRKICYTISNAVMPRFPDAKYTAVGAFIFLRFFCPAIVAPEVEGLVSTAPSKEMRRGLLLIAKVIQNLANNVLFGAKEPYMFPLNDFLTQNIYHVTTFLREISVPPNQLEVQGTTESFDFGSCVALHRFLYDHWDHVRQTLISRERKDYGKTSGDVVRGRSPVLEPLRNLIANLGPPPLAVSWNRPQVSSNSPPLYSRFQNFMLRNAFRSTESFLTARAVYDGGESKDGLSIICVILRHIETESIDYDTLMYCYLKIASRLWHRPFGILIDATCYNGRNEPQDDLFKKLELLTPSELSQNLSRIYVYNMNSAFKRCFRRLLRVCTKNENGVFNPKNVEYHLIGSLQDLQAHFHLSQLHLPKETISVVTDTRYVFQPITRLSKSKGKIEVIIKVGSQFVQVTTTKKQEIFAGFRLGTTVNDIFRLGEVDEAPTSIQTEDDSAFGLRADNGKIVMYFTSPKKSDVLQTIRGAKAKHGKDSRAHKSVERLIRPQDVPGTLLNLSLANLSSHDHILRLSSYNLLGALCRAFKFSSASRIVCTKDVSVPLDPTRFVVDISKELALSEPQLTSDFLTEFFVGWESFPDEQKPLSLAYMAPWLPGLRTNILTNELDGEKGRERVAILFRKLIDVTVQDHFTHLCLGNNLYGQGSVQTKILLEGFPR, encoded by the exons ATGGACATCCACATCAAGACAGTGACCGAGTATGTCACTACTTCCAGTTGGACGGCTGCCTTCGACTACTTGAGGAATGTCATATACACTATTCGAACTAGTATTGTTACGCAGCCTGGCGTCTCTACGCCTGGATCTACTCAAGATGCTGAGAGAGCAGCCCTCGTCGTTCTGCGATTACTCTCTTTCTTCTGGGTTGATGGCCCAAAGCTGGGTCAAGTTATACAAGAGATCTGCTCAAGCTTCCTACACTTTCGAAAGCCTTACCAAAACACTATTGCTGTAGTCTCTCCATTGCTGATCATGAGATGGCTGGATCGGTTCCCCCGCGAGTTCGTGCAGCTTCACCAGCTTCACAAGCGACTTGATGGCGGAGCTGATACACTGTTTGACATGGCGCAGGCTGCGACAGATAACGGACGTCGAAAAGGTCTATTCTACCCTCTCCAAACCACTCTGCTTTTCCTTTTGCCGGATGTTTTTGAGGTAGCGAGCAATATGCGCGAAGCAAAGAGCAGCAGCATGGTGAAGAAAGTTACCTTTCTAGACGGACTGAGAAAAGCTTCGCGCAATCGAAACGAGCAAGCAGCTTATTGTCTGGTTTCTCTGCTCCGTGCTGCCAGACATTTTGATGTTGAAAGCGACTCGGCGCTTGTCAGTTATGCTTTGGATGTTCAGGATGAAGTCCGCGATGCTGTTTTTCGCCGTCTTACCGCATCAGAATACGGACTCTTTGATCAGGACATGATGACCGCAGCCTTTGTGAGCTTGACccatctcaatcttgataCGAGTGTCAGCGGCTTTGTTGAAAGCTGTATCGCTCCAAATGCCCCAAGCAGTTTTAAGCTAGCTACTGTTCAGGGCTGTACGTATTTCGCTCAGCAGCCATATGCACTAAGGTACCACGAACTATTTGATGCGGCAATACCCTTCATGCGGACGCAATTAGAG ACCGAAAATGCCAAGGCTGTCAGTACGATGGGTCGACAAGGGAGTGAAAGGACAGAACTGGTTTGCAGCATTCTCCAATTCTTGGATGCATCCCCAGCTCGCTTGTTAGATGATCTGTCAAAAGATGGTTCAAATAATagcttcttcaagtcctTCCTTCTTTGCGTATTGTCTGAGAATCCGGCCGTGCGTAAACTTGCCACTGGCGTTGCAAGCCGACTCTTTCAAGGCCATCTTGAGGCATACCGCCAATTCGATACTGGGCACCGCTTCGGCACAAAAGAACTTCGTGATGATATCTGGAGTCGAAG CTCCAAAGTTCTACTTGCTTTATGCGAGTCTGTCACCTCGAAGAAAGATGACCAGAGCTTGCGCGATCTACAAGACTATCTAGAAGCACGCTTACTACTTCTTAAGAACATCCCG GAACTGGCCAAAGTACCAGAGGACGCACCGGATGTCATCAATGCATCTTCCAAGCTCGAGACGACACTTCTTATCTCCCTTTGTTCTGCCAGCATTACAACTTGTCAACTGGTGACTTCCTGCACAGGATTGTTCATTCAAGAGTGCTCGATTGTCGACAAACATGTTGAGTCGGCAAAGTCTTCGGCATCAGTGCTTCGAAACGCCGAAGTCTACCGCGAGATATCCTCTCCAGCCTTCCGGTTCACTGGACTAGTTGCATTCCAGAAGCGAGTAAGGGGTCTTCTGCGCCGCATGCAGTTCCCAACGACGGGCATCGTAAACGCCTGGGAAACCGCATTCGATCGTTGGCTTCATCTTGCAAAGGAtgtctcaacatcaactgtCGAGATCGTGGATGGAAGAGCGCTGGCCGAGTGGCGAAACTATTCCGGATTCTTGGCATCCTTGGGTGGCATTTGCACCGCTGACCAGGCTATTATTCTCGAAGAGCCTGCTCTTGGAGGTCTAAGATGGATCGACCGTGTCTCTTCTGAGCACTCCGAGGAACCACTTCTAACAAGATACCTGAGACTCAGTATCCAGCTTTTAGCTTGTGCCAATGTGAGAGTACGCGAAGCAATGCGAGATGTGCTTGCCAGTGAAGTCTCGCCTGCGCTTTACTATCCGCTATTTCGAGCCTTAGAATCTGAATTAGAAGTATTATTCACTGGAGCTCTGGCCCCCGTTGAGAAAGATCAGGATAGTGAAGTGGTATTCGCTGAGCAAGCCGCATCTCTACTTCGGGCTCTTGTGGAAAGACTAGAAAGCCCCTCTGACCTTGGCGCGGCCTCCTCAGTTCATCTGGGTGCGCTCACGCTTAACTTTGCGAAGTTCCTGGATGGCGTCACCGATACACCCAATACGCTAAGGGTCAAGATCCGGGTATGCCACCTGTGCGAAGTCGTGACGAAGCGAAAAGAGCACCTGAACTTGCGGGACGATGTTCGCATTCGGAACCAACTACTTGAATACATTTTCGGCTGGATTGCTCGACCTCGCTCGCCTCAGCACGGCCCTGGCTCCCGACAAGACGACACGGCTCGTGTGCAGAAAGACCTTGACAAGGCTTGTTTAAAATCACTGGCTGATTTGACTTTTCGTTTGCCATTGCAACCCTCCGAAAGCCATACTGATGCTGGGATGAGCGAGATGAAGTCGCAAATGTTTCATACATATTTCAACCGCTTTCTGTCCTTGCTTAACCATGAGCCATCAGAGCTGACTAGGACTGATACGAATTTGAGCGTCACTCTTCGTGAAGAGTCTGCATCAAACTCAGATTTGGCCATCACCATCTTGTCCAATTTACTTAGTGCTAATATCGATGTTGGCCTCAAACACTCTCTTAATATTGGATATCATGACAATGTTGAGATCCGCACTGCCTTCGTCAAGGTCCTCTACAACATTCTGATCCAAGGCACTGAGTTTAGCAACCTGACGGACTCGGCTGTGAGTGAGAAGTATGAGGAACTACTTGAGTTACTGACCAGTGATCTCTCCCTGGCCATCTCGATGGCCGTTGCTTGCCCCAGCACCGAGGTGGATGAGCTCACTATCTGTCTTCTCACTGTTTTCGAGCAACGAGGAATGATCTTTGAGCTTTTGGAGGCACTCATCAAACAAGAGATTGAAGATACCGAGAATGAGGCTGAGATATTACGACGAGGATGTGTTGCAACCAAGATGCTATCAGTCTATGCCAAGTGGAAGGGTGCTTCGTATATTCGAACGACGCTACAAAAGGTCTTGGAGCGGCTTATGCTGACATCTAAGGATCTCGATCTCGAGCTTGACCCTGCAAGAGTCAGCTCGACAGAGGAGCTGCAGAAAAATGCTTTACAGCTGCGTATTGTGGCCAAGGTTTTCATTGACGACATATGCGCGTCTTCTTCCAACATTCCACCCGCTTTCCGCAAGATTTGCTACACCATATCAAACGCAGTCATGCCACGGTTCCCCGATGCCAAGTACACAGCTGTGGgagccttcatcttcctACGATTCTTTTGCCCAGCTATCGTTGCTCCTGAAGTCGAGGGTCTCGTGTCGACAGCACCATCTAAAGAAATGCGGCGCGGTTTACTTCTTATTGCCAAGGTCATTCAGAACCTCGCCAATAACGTGTTGTTTGGAGCAAAAGAGCCATACATGTTTCCCCTTAACGACTTCTTGACACAGAATATTTATCATGTTACGACGTTTCTTCGCGAGATTTCGGTTCCTCCCAATCAGTTGGAGGTGCAAGGCACGACGGAATCGTTCGACTTTGGATCTTGTGTTGCGCTGCATCGTTTCCTCTACGATCATTGGGACCATGTACGCCAAACACTTATCTCACGCGAGAGAAAGGATTACGGTAAGACATCTGGGGATGTTGTCCGTGGGAGATCACCAGTCCTGGAACCGCTGAGAAACCTGATTGCGAATCTTGGTCCACCACCACTTGCTGTTTCGTGGAACAGACCCCAAGTCTCATCCAATAGCCCACCGCTGTACTCTCGATTTCAAAACTTCATGCTCCGAAATGCCTTTCGAAGTACGGAATCATTCTTGACGGCACGTGCTGTTTACGATGGTGGTGAAAGCAAG GACGGCTTGTCTATAATCTGCGTCATTTTGCGTCACATTGAGACGGAGAGCATCGACTATGACACATTAATGTATTGCTACCTCAAAATTGCCAGCAGGTTGTGGCACAGACCCTTTGGCATCTTAATCGATGCGACCTGCTATAATGGCCGCAACGAGCCTCAGGATGACCTGTTCAAGAAGTTGGAGCTCCTAACACCCTCGGAGCTGTCACAAAACCTTAGCCGTATTTATGTTTATAACATGAACAGTGCATTCAA GCGGTGCTTTCGACGCCTACTGAGGGTATGCACCAAGAACGAGAACGGCGTATTTAACCCTAAAAACGTCGAATATCATTTGATAGGAAGTCTTCAGGACTTACAAGCGCATTTTCACCTTAGCCAGCTACATCTACCCAAGGAAACAATCAGTGTCGTGACCGATACACGATATGTCTTTCAACCGATCACCCgcttgtcaaagtcaaagggTAAGATTGAAGTAATTATCAAAGTTGGCAGTCAGTTTGTGCAAGTAACAACCACGAAAAAGCAAGAGATTTTCGCGGGATTTCGATTGGGCACGACCGTGAACGACATCTTCCGGTTGGGCGAAGTTGACGAAGCACCAACATCCATACAGACTGAAGATGATTCGGCTTTTGGCTTACGAGCTGACAACGGGAAGATCGTGATGTACTTTACGAGCCCAAAGAAGTCAGATGTGCTTCAGACGATCCGGGGTGCCAAGGCGAAACATGGCAAGGATAGCAGGGCTCATAAATCTGTTGAGCGCCTCATCAGGCCACAAGATGTGCCAGGCACGCTCCTGAATCTTTCGTTGGCGAATTTGTCGAGCCATGATCATATCCTAAGGCTGTCTTCCTACAATCTTCTTGGGGCACTTTGCCGGGCCTTCAAATTCAGCTCTGCTTCAAGGATCGTCTGCACCAAAG ATGTTTCTGTTCCTTTAGATCCAACCCGTTTTGTAGTGGACATCAGTAAGGAGTTGGCATTGAGCGAGCCTCAGTTGACGTCAGACTTTTTGACAGAATTCTTCGTGGGCTGGGAAAGCTTCCCGGATGAACAGAAGCCTCTAAGTCTTGCCTATATGGCTCCTTGGCTTCCTGGCCTACGGACCAACATCCTCACGAATGAGCTGGATGgggagaaaggaagagaaagagtcGCAATTCTATTTCGAAAGCTTATTGATGTGACTGTACAGGATCATTTCACTCACCTTTGCCTTGGGAACAATCTGTATGGCCAAGGATCGGTTCAGACGAAAATCTTGCTCGAGGGTTTTCCTAGATGA
- a CDS encoding protein VTS1 (At least one base has a quality score < 10) produces the protein MLNMSGNHVIGNRNSTPEANSTSTLRPPSSRAVGSGHSLRASADMASLTGPSPSSRIRPSSDFYGQAQQNLGPNNAESDSQDKIAQQWIADIDQYETTLEEMAAATLDQDFKDELSAIEQWFRVLSEAERTAALYALLQQTTQVQIRFFIQVLQQMGKNHPMSGVLSPASFDKDPMSNRLSDAMNKLNVDSARNSMARNSVIAPSNKRHSGLDPSTISAMFPDAAAAIATEKAKFTQQTGNPPSSNRNSAALDHRSSMVAPSISAPQDSRDAGPASSSPWNSGGNADSGKAPSVQAPMGQFVQPTPSGGLRSPRPQLSSNNTIQQTTLTAPDKNPGDLPLLSPYNAGSGNWASMVNTPMTGTFNTANTGGNQADMVANATAMKLAALSTVNNRFALDDVRKYRRTRSNDGTPGQNPVSAGPQPGINLPNTNVVMINEHGQVLSREQLMALQAQQNLGLGGQRSRPSSPGIAMQPGVPHMAPFTSPQNNGFLSAYDVSSPLITGGMQPVNLGGLGMPGHEGYLSDHSDMVRGRSPRGRRGSSKPPEDPTDPTLLQDIPSWLRSLRLHKYTDNLKDMKWTDLIELDDKALEERGVNALGARRKMLKVFEQVKGKCFQARVV, from the exons ATGCTCAACATGTCTGGAAACCACGTCATCGGAAACAGAAACAGCACGCCCGAGGCCAACAGCACCTCGACCTTGCGGCCACCGTCTTCTCGAGCCGTTGGTTCTGGTCATTCACTTCGCGCCTCGGCCGACATGGCGTCCCTAACTGGCCCTTCCCCCTCCAGCCGCATTCGACCTTCCTCCGATTTCTATGGGCAGGCTCAGCAGAACCTTGGCCCCAACAACGCCGAATCGGACTCTCAGGACAAGATTGCCCAGCAGTGGATTGCCGACATTGATCAGTACGAAACGACGCTGGAAGAGATGGCTGCTGCTACTCTGGACCAGGACTTCAAGGACGAGCTCAGTGCCATCGAGCAATGGTTCCGTGTCTTGAGCGAGGCTGAACGCACCGCCGCTTTGTATGCCCTCTTGCAGCAGACAACTCAGGTTCAGATTCGCTTTTTCATCCAGGTGCTCCAGCAAATGGGAAAGAATCATCCCATGTCAGGGGTTTTGTCCCCTGCCAGCTTCGACAAAG ACCCTATGTCGAACCGTCTCAGTGATGCAatgaacaagctcaatgtCGACTCTGCCCGTAATTCCATGGCCCGTAACTCGGTTATCGCCCCATCCAATAAGCGACATTCAGGACTCGACCCCTCTACCATCAGCGCCATGTTCCCCGATGCTGCGGCAGCCATTGCCACAGAGAAGGCCAAGTTCACTCAGCAGACTGGAAACCCGCCCTCCTCGAATCGCAACAGTGCCGCTTTGGATCATCGTTCGTCCATGGTTGCTCCGTCTATCAGTGCGCCCCAGGATAGCCGTGATGCTGGACCTGCTAGTTCTTCGCCTTGGAATAGTGGCGGGAACGCAGACTCTGGTAAGGCACCCTCTGTTCAGGCCCCTATGGGCCAGTTTGTGCAGCCGACACCGTCTGGTGGACTTCGCTCTCCGCGTCCGCAATTGTCAAGCAACAATACGATCCAACAAACGACTCTGACTGCCCCGGATAAGAATCCTGGGGACTTGCCTTTGCTTTCACCGTACAATGCTGGCAGCGGCAACTGGGCGTCAATGGTCAACACTCCTATGACCGGCACCTTCAACACAGCCAACACCGGAGGTAACCAGGCCGATATGGTTGCCAACGCCACTGCCATGAAACTCGCAGCTTTGTCGACAGTCAACAACCGATTCGCGTTGGACGACGTGCGCAAGTACCGCCGAACTAGGTCCAATGACGGCACGCCAGGACAGAATCCTGTCTCCGCTGGTCCACAGCCTGGAATCAACCTCCCAAACACGAATGTTGTCATGATCAATGAGCATGGTCAAGTCCTCAGTAGAGAACAGCTCATGGCTCTTCAGGCGCAGCAAAACCTTGGTTTGGGTGGCCAGCGCTCTCGTCCCAGCTCTCCTGGAATTGCCATGCAACCTGGAGTGCCTCATATGGCACCATTCACTTCACCGCAGAACAATGGATTCCTTAGTGCGTACGATGTGTCCTCGCCATTGATTACTGGCGGTATGCAACCGGTCAACTTGGGAGGCCTTGGGATGCCTGGTCACGAGGGCTACTTATCTGATCATTCGGACATGGTTCGTGGACGATCTCCTCGTGGGAGACGAGGCAGCTCCAAGCCTCCCGAGGACCCTACCGACCCAACCCTTCTGCAGGATATCCCCAGCTGGCTCCGCAGTCTTCGCCTTCACAAGTACACCGATAATCTCAAGGATATGAAGTGGACAGACCTTATCGAGTTGGACGACAAAGCCCTGGAAGAGCGTGGTGTCAACGCGCTCGGTGCACGCCGAAAGATGCTCAAGGTTTTTGAACAGGTTAAGGGTAAGTGCTTTCAAGCCAGAGTTGTTTGA